GCCAAAGAAGATTTGCCCGGCAATTCACCTGCTCAAGCTctcgtcgtcgtcgtcatcGTTATGCCATTCATGTAAGTCGATCaggtttgtttagttttatttgagTTTCTACAAGCAAGCACTAAAAGTTTCCAAAATAAACATTGTTTGAATCTTAAACTGTTGAAGAATAATAATCTCACGTCGGATGGGCTAAGAACTTATGTGGTGCGTATATACTTTTGCCCTAATCCATTTGAATCAAATGTGTTACAGGAGAGAAATTTACAACATGCCTTGCATTCATGGCTGGGCTCGGGCCAGATCATTCAACATGTGTAGGTGTATGTGTGAGTGAatgacacagagagagagagagagagagagagagagagagagagaagaatgcatatgattttatatttggatttacTTACCTTGGCTTGGTTATACATGCAACTGTGTGAAGCACATCACCTGGCCGTGGAACAGATCCAAAGGCTATTCCATGAGGAAATAAGGAAATtttattatagaaaaggaatgatcttaaaatgaaactgaaaaaaaaaaaaaacaaatttcaaTGTCCTGATATTGCCTTCTGTTTAGAACTATATATCATTAGCTAAATGAAGAAATATTAACTCTTCAAATATTATAACAAATCTAGCTAGCAATCTTATAGtgtaaaaaaaagggagaaatatATTAAACTTACTGCTACGGGGATGTTGCATGCGATGCCGCTTAACTTATACATGGTATATTTCTCCTATGGTTGAGAGTTGGAAGAGGTTATCAGAGTGATGGAATATTTTGTGAACAACGACAGCTTAGAGCTCTCAATGCTCTCAATTTTACTGACAAGGAAAccagtttttgatgaaatccatTATTTCAAAATTATAGTTCTACAAGCAAGTGAGAGAGTTTAGGAGCATCACTTAGTTGGTGTGAACTAGGGACAAAGATTCTAAAATTGATTgtacctttttcttttcatgcaaaTCTATCATTTGATTATCCATTTATCGCTTCAAGATCAGGGCACATGAATGAATGAAAGAGTTCAGAGTGCTTTAAAATCTATGCAAGACACAATCCTATAATTAACGCCataaaaaaaagatcaatcattctttcatataaaagatacaacccaaacctCTCAACTAGCTTGATAATtgtgatttgatcttcgtgggATGAGTACCATTTTAGATCCTAAGTTATATGATGAATAGGCAATTCGAGCGTCCAAGCTGGCCGGAGGTGAGACTTGATATCCGGGATGTGTTCATCATCACATTTAGTGGAACGTAGTCGTTAAGACTTAAGATTGACTTAAAAAAGACATATTTCTATCATGAGGGAGATTATTCCTTGTCCACAACTAATGCTTATACGTATCTTCTCCCTAAAAAGTGAGACTTTTCATTTTCCCAATCTTTTATTCACAAGAGATGGTACAACAAATTGTTGCCTGCCAACTAGGACTAGACTGCATGTTGAGTTGTGAACTCGTCATGCGTTCTTAAGTGACGGACCCACCACACTTTTTAgagataaatttaaataaaataaaataaaataaaataaaataagataaaCAACAGTACCTCCAATTTTTTCCAGACATGCGAGTCTGTGATCCGCTGCACAAGTGTTTCCAGCAATCAGCAGGCTGGTGGCGGGGGCCCATCTTGATTTTTTTGGGCTATGTCTTGACCTTGTGAGGTGGAATCACGTGCTCACAGGACCGTTGCCACCTCGAATTAAAGGATGGCATCTCGTCATTCCAAATTCAAAAATGGCCGAtttctattcttcttccttttgagctTTACTCCAGCTTATGCTCCATCTCTGTCTCCCTTCGGATTCGTTGCCTCACCTTTGTACACGATCTCATGGATGATGAGATCATCTTAGAAAGCCTAGGCTCCCTCTGGTTCTTCTCCAATATCCTCTCACCATCTTCTCCCATTACTTGCATCAATGCAAAGAATACCCATGACTCTCATCCCAGTGACCCTCGAAAGCCAAAACAACCGGGACCAACTACTCAAATCCTTCAGTCCCACCAACTTAAATCTCCAGACATCTGTGTCCAAGCTGTAGGGAAAGGCGCAGGATCGGGCGAGCAAGCAACAAAACCAGAGAATCATGAAGCATCCAAATATCCGAAAGAGTCCTTCATGGagcagaggaagaaaaagagcaaCCGAGAACAGGGTATGAAGAAATTACACAGGTTTAAGGAGGAGTTCACGGTTTTGGGTTTGAGCTTTGGCGAATTGGGGCCAGATGGTAGAAGACCATTCTATACatcttggaagcagcaaagaATGGCGAGGTCGTATGGGCTGAGGCAGCCATTTCGTTGTCACAATATGCCCCCACTGAGTGATGGTTTGGCCATGAAGGAGCACCTTAAATCATGGGCTCATGCTGTTGCATGCACCGTCAGATAACTGGGTCTGGAATGCTACTTACTGCCATCCAGCATTTTCTTTCTCTATCCGGGTAGAAATCTTTAATAGATTCGTTCCAGTTTGTTACATTCAATCTAGATATTGATCCATCATTGTTGTTTTTATTAGCCGTCCCTGCCGTCCCTCTCGCTGGTTTGCCGATGTTATTGCTTCCCTCTCTTTTCATTCATAGGGTGAAACCGTGATAATATAAAGGAATGCCTTTTGCCAATTCATAAGCGAGTTCTCAAGCTTAGATGCAATACAGAATGACAGCACAAAGACCTCATCTTAGATGCTGCAatctttatctttatctttattttactttattttttgttttgtggGAAGGATTAGGCACAAGGTGCCTAAACAAATTCATTTAGGCaattaagaaaaacaaaaaagatgctgcaatattttaaaaagtacttttttattttttcattacaTCAATAttaggagggagggagggagggagggagggagagagagagaggaatttTCACTTACTACATGTGAAAGTGAGGAGAATGATCTGCAAGGAGTCCTCTCCAACATTCAGAATATTATGCAAGCAGAAAGCGAGAGAGATTGATTTATAAAAACCTCTATACAAATAATTAGATATGCATGGAACAAGTGATTTAGGAGAAACCCAATGGCAAAGGATCTCATTCCTTGTTAGAAATTGCCTCTGGAAGTTTGAAGGTGGGAGGTCTATCTGCGCCCCTCCTTGAATATTCTCTCCACCTTCTGGATGCTGCTGCAGCTGTCTTAGCTCTCTCCTTTGCTTCCTCCTCTGTTAACAAGACCATTGCCAAATTAATGTACTAGGAATGAAATGCAGCAGCATATTTTTCTATTAGAATTTatattgttttttgttttccaAGTAAAATGAAATTCTGATGAGCAACGATCGATCACACCGGCAAATGACTTCTTTGTGCTTGTATGCTTAGAGACAGCGAAGAATCAAATTTAGTACATGCCACATGAACCttaaatagaaaaatagaaaagaaaattatctTTGAACCaactaaagaaaaaagaaaagctatttttccaACTCTTGGACTGTTGTTCTTGCAGGTAACTATATGGACAAAATTGTTGAGTTCTTGAGATTGCAATTGTATTCCATTAACACTAACAAGGTGTCTTAAGCATATATAAAAAAGAGATTGATTTGATTAGTGTGTTGCAATGATCATGTTAAATTTAACAGACAAAGACAGCAGGCATTAACAACCAAAATTCATATGGGCCTAGGGTACAATATAGAAGAATCTTTAAGAACACCATCATACTTCCAAGATCCTTGTATACTGATGCAAATGGAAGAATTCATATAGGCTAACAGCTAGGAAACATCAAGGACCACCCTAAAAGCTCCCAGCATTTCAAGTATCAATGGTCACCAAGATGAAACGTACAATAGACATTGCCTTCAGCTCTCCTGTTAAGCAGACATCCAGCAACAGCTGACAAGAGAGCTAGTCTTTCTAAGGGCCAAAAATGTTGCTTGAATAGCATTACTGTTATGTGCATGCTAAAAGCAGGAAGCTTCAAGATAAATAATTCGCACAAAGAAAGTAGATTTTTTACGGGGTTCCAAGCTGCTTAGGAGAGTATTCAATGAGGACTAGAATTGTGAAAATCAAAAACCACGCATGCTCCTACAACACAATTCATTTTCAGAGTTTTGATTATCTATAGTGCAGGCATGAATTTATCAGTTAGAGATATGTGACATTCCACTAAATATTGGGACGTAGTTAGCTCACATGATGAGAGTTGTCCTAGACTAGCACCaccaataaaattattttttctgcaATTTTAAGAACAAGAACAGCATATAAGCACAAAGACCTAGCAAAAGAGTGCTACAAAAGAAGCATACCAATTCGTTCTCattatatgtttttcttttatcaacgaaatttttcttcttttatcaaGAGTACCTCTATTTTGGTAACTTTTTGGCTTTCCCCAAAGATCACTCCAAGCCCCACTTTTATCAGAGTCCTTTTGTTTCATCATTCGCAACTTAGCTTTTTCCTGCGTAAGAAAGGAGAAGTCCAACGTAATGCATAAACAAGATCTGAAAAATATGCCCACGTTATGTTGAAATGCAAACATTGAATCCATTGCTACCACAAAATGTGTAAACAGACCATGAAATCCTGAAGATTAGCAATGACAAGCAAATGATATTAGAAGCTAAGATtcaaagaagatgaagaagagaaacTGGGGCCTTATTCAACCAATAAGCTCCAGATTTACTACCAAATGAGACAAATAAATCAACCCTGAAAAGATATTAGTATATGCTAACAATTGTTGATGCTTCCCTACACACCAAATTCTTCACACAAACACATTCATgcacgcgcgcgcacacacacacaaaaagaaattttattgaCACAAAGCACCATAAATTTGGCATTTGACACAGAATTATTAATCGTCCAGCCTTTTCTTAGAAATAGTTCACAACAAtcaagcacaataaacaattGAACTGATCATTTTGAAGGCAGATATGATACAACTGAAAATATATTAAGTAATAGGAATGTGAAAGGATAGAGATTGCAACATatgacaaaaaagaaaagcaataaACATAGAAATTGTGGGCCTGGATGTAAGTAATTTAGATAACAATTTGGGTTGATGTGTAGATCAGGTCTTAGGGAACTGGTGGTAATACCAGGATTTTTGTTTGCCGCTTCTGCCACCGTGAACTTGCCTAGCACATGCATGTAAAAAAAGATGGTCAGGACttcaaaaaaaatgcaataagaAATCACTGGATAAATTTATCCATAATCTGCATAACCTACAAAAACATGTTtattaaattgcaattcaaaatcaaaaagataaagaaaaggagACCTGCTGTGCATGTCTATATTGGATGGAGTGAACATAGCTATTTTGTGCAAGCAATGCACCATAGGTTCATATAGATATGAGAATGTTATATTTGAGTGGCAAAAGATGGTCTAAATATGTATGTTAAGCTATTGGCCCCTGATTAGCAGATACATTTGCATTAAACTTTCCAACTGTTGCAGCCCAATTAATATAGCATCAGAGAAATGGATTGTTGTTATTGGCCCTCTGTGATGGCTTTGCAAACATTCAAATGACATTGGTTCTACCTACATTGATAGCTCAGAACTATCACATGATTCCAAAAAATTTTGGCAGATACTACCACAGAAATGGTCAAAGTTTGACAAAATCAGGGGAGTCTGGTCTAGATTCTAATACAGCATCAGATCTTAAGTCTAGCACTAGTGTCTTCTATCCCCAATCCTTTTTTTATATTGAACAGTGACCCAAAATATATTCCAGCCACTGCAACTTCTTCAAATGGCAAACACCCAAAACTGACATGTTGGGGTCATAATCAGCTCATTTGTAGCTCGTTAGGGCTTTTTAAAACATGCCTTCCATTTTAAATGGAAATTCAATATCATCGCATGCACCACTTCACCTTGAGTCCTTAATGAGTATTTTCTTATAACTATCTTATTCAGTACCaaatctaattgttgtttgttgGGCTTTCTTTCATATGTTGCACACCAGGGTTCCAACTCCTGGCTGTTTACTATTGATTCCTTCATACATGTGTAGTTGCTTCGACCACCAGTCTTTTTGCACTTGACCATATGGCAGCCCACCctcatgatgatgatgaaagtGGTGAACAAATTGCTGAACATTCAGTTTTCTGGTGCAAACAATTAGATCATGTATCCCATCACCATTTGATGAGCTAAACAGGTAGAGATGTATGTCCATGTGGATAGACAAATCATGGAAATCACTCCTTAACAGAAGTTGATGCGACAAAGCCAACAGTGTTGCAGGAGTCTCATGTTGATCAAATAAAGAGGTGACATACATATGAGTGTTTTAAAATAGAGAATTTGAAGATGACATGAAGTGATACAAGGAAGGGCAGAGCTAGAACTGAGTACCTTAGAGGAGGCACATGGAACTTAGACAGGAAAAAAATGGTTAAGATGATCGAAGAACCAATTGAGATATGCGTAagggttaaaaaaaaaggcaataaCATAATGAAAAGCAGGAAAAAAGTTGCCAAAAAGGATTTGATGAGATTTTCACCGACGAAGGCATCAAAAAGAATTTTGCCTAACAAATAAGAATGGTGAAGAAAAGGCAAAATTCCTAACCAAATAAAATGAACAAGGCCAGTTAGGGCCTTATGTTTATGGTAATTTCTTCTGGttgtaaatataaaatattattaggtGCATGAAACTGATTGAAGCATGATCCTAGATCATAATCCAGTACTTTCTGAAAGTCAATGTGCTCTTAAAAATTAACAACTGATATTAGAACTTAACTTGTTCAGAAGTCTAGTAACAATCATTTGCATGGATAAAATCAATACTGCATTGGTGGATGACTCAAAGTAAACTTAACAGATATAATTATTACCATTCTAAAGACATcaatggatgaacctcccatTCCTGCAAGCATTAGCCCAACCTGTTGAAATGACAACCCAAATTTATAAAGATGTTAATATGTGTCAATATGTCCTATTGGTAAAGAAGACAGACTTGAAATAAATTCAAACAATTAATTTGCAATAAGACAACTTTTGGCTCAGTTCCATCTTGCAAAGATGTACAAAAGGACAAAATAAAGGTTAGTTGGAACCTCGACAATATCTGTAACTCTAACAGCTCATGCACATTTCAATGGTTTTTATGATACCTTCCTATTAAAAACTATACAACTAAAGGACTATTATTGCTCTCAGAAGAAATTCTATCCAGATTGGCATTCCAAAATTGTACTGCCTATGTTTAACATATATGGGCATGTGCATCTTAATCAGCTACCAAAGTTAAAGAAAATGTATTACTCTAGCATGTAAAGAAACAACAGCAAATATAACTGGGCCCTTATCAactgaaaaaaaatgatttgctTTGTTTCTTTGTGTCTTTCATGCTTAATTCATAAAGAAAATGCTTACAGATCTCAGACTCCTGACTAAGAAGAATGTCTCGCATAATAGCTCataattttaatatatgatatgattGTTCATGCTAATATTTCTATCAACCTGTCATCAAATAATGCAAAGATGTATACACACATGcaagtatgtatgtatgtatgtacatttctatatatgaatatatatacatatatatgtatataaatatataactaATATGCGAGAATCCAAAAACAGTCCAGTTAAGATCACTCCTGACCAGATGACCAAGGGAACGACACTGATGATACGAGCCATCTACTATCTCTAAACTATTTACTGTTAAAAAATCACGTGATTTGGAGATCCCTGACATATGCATCCAGTAGTCAGAAATATGCTTCGTTCATGTTATTTAAACTATCCATTTTTTGACCACCGAATGCATAAATGATGTACAGGCTAGGAATGtccaaatcatatgattttttgaAACTAAGCAATTTGGAAAGAGTAGATCACATCCAATGACTCAAATAGCCAATGTTAGTCTTCCGGTTGTTTGGTTAGGGCTGATATTCTTTGGGTTATTGTCTATGCACCCATGATGGATTAAACTATAATTTATCCTTTTCACCTGCTAAGTTTGAAAGTTTAAGCTAAATCTATAATTTAAGCAAGACATCTTAATCAATGTTTCTTAAGGTTTGGTAGTCTCGCTTTCCTTGAAACTACATGATGGATTATCATTGAACTAATTATCATGCCTAGCTTCATACTCTATATCATGACAAAAACCACAGATAATAATACCTAAGATGCATCAATCATTTGTGATTCTGTTCATGTCTAGATAAGTCAAATATCCTTTTCACCTGCTAAGTTTGAAAGTTTAAGCTAAATCTATAATTTAAGCAAGACATCTTAATCAATGTTTCTTAAGGTTTGGTAGTCTCGCTTTCCTTTAAACTGCATGATGGATTATCATTGAACTAACTATCATGCCTAGCTTCATACTCTATATCATGACGAAAACCACAGATAATAATACCTAAGATGCGTCAATCACTTGCGGAATCCCATTTTGGATGATCGAGGGTTTTGTGCAACTTAGTAGGTACAATTAGTACAATAATCAGGTCAAGTTTATCCTCAGATtgtgaaaatattttctgttcGAAACTTATGAAAATCATGATGATCTAGCATTAGAGACAATATCAGGAATATACATTTGGGGAAGAAGACAGTGAAACATAGAAATTTATCTTACATTCACTCTCTCCATTCTGCGCATTTCATCTTCAAGGAGAGAAATTTGGGCAGCAGAAGTCCAATGAATGCAATCAACTGGGCTGGAACATATTATTGACACAAatgatcaaatataatattataaaatatctactaacaataaaatattaaataactaCGAATAAGTGAAAAATATTGTTTATTATGAATTAATTAGTTTAGACCTGAGGATGTTTATTAAGCAAATGAACAGGACAAGAGTCATGGAATAATTTTGAAGCATAATACAGagataaaaaaagaattatCCTGAAATCTTTAACTATTCAATGTAGGGCATGACTTAGATGAAAATTGTACCTCAAAATGTAAAGGTAAAAGCTTTCATGGGCCTCATGGCATAAAGGGTAGAataatcccaaaaaaaaaaagctttccaAAACTAAATAATCAGGAATTTAACTATCTTTTCATCATATCATATATTCAGAAATTCCCTCAGATATGGGATAAAATTAAGTTCTTAATATATAATAGGATGATGGTTTCTATAAAAGAATATATTAAACTGTAAAAGTCCGAAGCTCATGTCATCACTTAAAAAGTGCATTGCACCTTGGCATCATTTTTCATGTCCTGTGTTTATACAAGAATTAGAACTTAATATATGAAAACAGAGCATGGTTGAGTAGATTTCATTTCCTGAATGAGATTCAAAGATTCTAAAAACATAAACTTGTCTTCAATTTAATTTCCATGACATTACAGAGCATAAAAGCTATGTTTCAAGAAGAACAATCATGGTTTTTGATTCCCAAAGAACTAATAAAAAAGCCTATCACCTAAAATTTTGTTAAAGATAATGATATTCTTATTTTCCCAGGTAAAGCTAAATTTAATTGAGCATGTCGCAATCAGCTAGCATAAGTTTTCAAGTGTCATCATGCATTGTAAACAGCGCATCTCAAAGTGCATTAACATGGATTAAGTTGGGCAATAAAACCATGAATGAGTTCGTAAAAAAATAAGTTGTGTAACAACAAACTTGCACTTCTTTAGGAGTGGCAAGATAATTTGAAGCTCTCAATATCAACACTTAAAGATTATTGTTTCTAATATGAGATTATAGAACTCTACCAAGTTTTCACGTGAACACTGAAAGAACAAAAAGTTTTAGCTATTCTCCTCTACCACTAACCAACTATCAATTGCTTGTTGAACCAACTCAGGATCACCAGATTGGCTGCAGACTCTCGCTCGTccaaagtcctcttcaatccaaaATGTATCTGGGGCCACATTGGCACAATTTTTACATCCTATTTGaccaagaagaaacaaaggttaTTGATGGGTACCAATCTATAGCAGATTGATAAAGTTGATTGCCAAAATTCACTCTTGCTCGACAGGTAAAGTGTTCATTGTCTTATTGTGTGCATCGAAAATAAGAtttatgtatgtacgtatgtatgtatgtacatatgtatcaCATTTTGATGCTCTCCAATGATAGAAAGAAAATCACTCTAGGttacaacaaaaatatcaaGAAGCTGGTTaacaaagagaagaaagaaatatttcTGCTACAAAACTGCTTTAAcattaagaatttaaagcaggGGTTGAGATCACCCATACCTATGCAACTAAACTCATCAACAAATGCATGATCCTTTGGGGCAGTGTCATCCAAGAAAGGGTTGATAGCGGTCAATGCATACCCATGAATTTCATCATATACCATACGCTGCACAGGATCACTAAGCACCTGCTCTTCCCTGATCCATGTTAGCTTACTGAATTAAAAAGTTCAGGACAGATTGATTTTAAACAGCCTGTTTTTAAGTTTCAAGTCAATTAACCCACCGTATAAACTTCATTGATGAACATACAAAAGTTTGTGATCTCTGAATCATTTCCACTCAAGTCTGGATGGCATGCTTTCATGCAATTGTAGTAAGCTTTCTTTATCTGCTGAGGAGTGGCATCTGGCAGCTGGCATGCATAAATGTTTATACACTGTATCAGGACCACAACGTACTAAAACCAGAGGTATAGATTCATCTATTATTCCAGTAATTCTGTATCTTACAAATATATGGTATCCAAGTGAATAAACATAATAAAACTATATTTGAAATTTCACAAATAACATTCAGTATGTAGCTAAAACTGAATGAACATAAGCAGAAAACTTGTTTAAGACACTCTCAGATgaaataattttatcattttacTTCTACTAAAACAGTGAATagtaattatcaataaaatggTCACAAATATGCGCACTCATGTTTTATAGGCCACTAATTTCAATTTGCTACATAGCATTCAGCCacgaaattaattttttatgatAAATCTTTATTTTCATGTAATTAGAAGAAAATTGCAGATTTATTACATGTATGAGAGATTTATTGCTACCAGAGAAACCCCATATCTGGGCTAAaaataacagaaaaaaaaataaattagttcCACATAACTTTCCCTAATTTCTTCTTCACAGGTCATGCTGCATAGCAATTAGCAATTGATGtttataattttaataattaaattgTTCATATTCTTATTTAGTGTCATTATAGCTTAAATTAAACAGTATACACaggcaaaatatatttttaacttGAATTTCAATATAGatttgtttgaaaaaaaaacttgtagATGCTACCCTatcttaatatttttttctgaaatcAACTTGATTTCTACCCCTAATCTTCCCAAAAGCATGCTGTTGTCACTAAGTCCCAAGCAATGTCAGTCACCATGCAAATCCTTTTTAACCTCCATTTAATGAAAAGGTATAACTCTACACTAGGCCCATAATTAATCCCAAAGAAAAACTTAAAGCGCAATTTACTAAAAAACAATCTTAAGCTCCCTTTCCACTTCCTCTTAAGCAAGTTAATCACAGTAAAAACTTTACTGTTCATGGACGGCCAATTTAAGAAACTACAATTGCTCAAAAACATAACAAAAGGACTTGAAATTTTTGTATGTATACctttataaatatctaaaattgcATATATATACCCTCGCAAATTTACAATCTGTGTATACtcttataaattattttccTTTGCACATCTACCTTGTGTCAAGATACCATCTAACAGCATGAAAAAACGAGCTGCTTAAAATTGAAATGGTTGAAATACTATTAACTCAATAAGGATAAACATACAAAaggaaataatttataaaaatatacatgcaaaaaatatatatattttaatcaaattctAGTTACACCGACATCATCAACCAAACTGTGACGTCGAAGATATAAGTGTGAcaagaaataatttataatagTATATGCATAAATAGTGAAATTATGAGTGTGAACATGTAATTTCAAACATTTATAACCGTATtcacgtaaaaaaaaaaaagatcagtaCTTGAGATCACTAATCCTATTCAAAAGTACTGTCCCAAACCTTCTCTCCTATGTCCTAAATTTAGAAGCGCAGATTCTCCTAAGTCAGATCTAACTCAAACCTACACAAAAGCATTGACATGTAACAGGAATTCAGAGATTTATAAACTTTCCTAAATCATTCGGTAGACGAACCACTCCTCGTTGAGCATTTCGCGTACGGTACAGCTCTTTTTCCAATCCTAAATTTACAAaccataatttttaatattctcATTCCGCTTCCATTGCCATTTCTCCGACGAACCTTGATTTGTATCAGGTTTAGTATTACCAAACGTTGCTAACATTAAAGCAGCAAACACTTCTCAGCTAAAACTAAACATGACACAACATTCGAATTCACGAAAAGGTTAACCAGACAGCAAATTACTGTTGGAAAAGCAAAggttctttatatatatatatataaagaaggtACTAAATAAAATTGTTGAGAGTTAAATTACCAGTCCAAGAACGGCGTAATAGTCATCCGCTATATCATCTTCCGAGAACGAATCACCTGCTACGGCGGTGATCCTGACATCTCTTCTCCGCCTCCTgaagcagcggcggcggcggcggtggtggGCAGTCTGCGCTAAGCTCCGCCGCCGGTTTCCGAAGCAGAGGAACGACGGCGAAGGGCTCTGGAATTTGACGAGCGAGTCCGCACAAAGCGGCGAGAGCAATTGGGCCATCAGCAATTTCGAGAaggggaaagagaaaaaaatccgATGCGATCCcaattccttctcttcctccgccTCTCGTTCTCTCCCACCGTGAGGGCCTGGCGGTTAGTAGTTTTCCCTTCTATTTTCCCATGCCTCACGGCGCGATTTTTAAGGAGGTCCTGGTATGAGTACTGCGGGTGAGGTTAAGAGAAGTTCGACCTTCTCTCATAACCAGAAAGCATCAGGCGGAACCTTTTGAGGGGAACGAGGGTGCGGATAGAGGTGAAGCTCCGGATCCCTTCATTGTGATAGCAATGACTTATGCGTGCATATATTGAGGAGGAGAAAATTGGGGTCCAAATTTCTGGACCCATCATGAATTTTCGTGGGAGGAGCTTGTTATTCTTGACTCTTGACGTCTGCTTACATGGCACTCTCAGAGCCTCAATCCTCCCTTTCCCTGGGAGTGGACGCAACTGGCCAGAAACTATGCTTCTTGGTATTTCGTATGGGACTGTTCACAGGAGATGAAT
This portion of the Phoenix dactylifera cultivar Barhee BC4 chromosome 11, palm_55x_up_171113_PBpolish2nd_filt_p, whole genome shotgun sequence genome encodes:
- the LOC108511380 gene encoding uncharacterized protein LOC108511380, translated to MDDEIILESLGSLWFFSNILSPSSPITCINAKNTHDSHPSDPRKPKQPGPTTQILQSHQLKSPDICVQAVGKGAGSGEQATKPENHEASKYPKESFMEQRKKKSNREQGMKKLHRFKEEFTVLGLSFGELGPDGRRPFYTSWKQQRMARSYGLRQPFRCHNMPPLSDGLAMKEHLKSWAHAVACTVR
- the LOC103708976 gene encoding chaperone protein dnaJ C76, chloroplastic; translation: MAQLLSPLCADSLVKFQSPSPSFLCFGNRRRSLAQTAHHRRRRRCFRRRRRDVRITAVAGDSFSEDDIADDYYAVLGLLPDATPQQIKKAYYNCMKACHPDLSGNDSEITNFCMFINEVYTVLSDPVQRMVYDEIHGYALTAINPFLDDTAPKDHAFVDEFSCIGCKNCANVAPDTFWIEEDFGRARVCSQSGDPELVQQAIDSCPVDCIHWTSAAQISLLEDEMRRMERVNVGLMLAGMGGSSIDVFRMASSRWQKRQTKILEKAKLRMMKQKDSDKSGAWSDLWGKPKSYQNREEEAKERAKTAAAASRRWREYSRRGADRPPTFKLPEAISNKE